The DNA window CAGATCGGCGCGCTCGAAGCGCAGTTCGGCGTGAAGCTTTTCCGACGTGAGAAGCGGCGTCTGATCCTGACCCTTGATGGCGACCGTCTCTTCCAAACGACCACGCAGGCTTTCGGCGCGCTACGTAACGCACGCAGCGCCATCGGTCGGCAACGCGACATGCGCAGCCTCACGATCCGGGTCAGCCCCAGTTTCGGGGTGCGCTGGCTTGGGCCGCGCATCGCCGATTTCGCCAATCGAAACACGGATTGGAACATCCGGATCGACGCCACCCCCGATTTCACCGCCTTCGAGACCGAGGCGGTGGACCTTGACTTGCGCTATGGCATCGGAAGCTGGGCGGGATTGACCGTCGAGCCGGTGATGAACGATCTCGCGCTGCCGATGTGCAGCCCCGACTATCTCGATCGGCTGAGCGGGACCGGTCACGAATTGCCCACGCGCTTGCGCGAGGCGCGACTGATCGACAGCGTCAAAACGCTTTATCGCTGGGATTTCTGGCTGGCGGCTATGCGCACCGAAGTGCCGGACGTGGTCTATCCCTTCCGCTTCGATCGCTCGTCCATGTCGATCGAGATGGCCAAGCAGGGCGGCGGGGTGGCACTGGATAGCGCCGTCCTCTGCGCGGGCGAGCTGGAGCGTGGCGAGCTCGTGCCCTTCGCGGCGTCCTGCCCGGTGATCGACTTTCCGGCCTACTGGGTGGTCTGCCCGCCCCGACATCTCAATCGTCGGATCGTCAACCGCTTCGCCCATTGGCTGACCGACGAGGCCCGCGCCCATGAGGTGCGCACACGCCGGATCCTCGAAGGCCTCGGATGCACCTTCCAGGTGGCGGAGCTGTCGGAAATGGCCGAGGTTCACCCCACGGCGCTCTGAGTGCGCTTTAATATATGGTCAGTGCGGGAATAAAGGAGATCGCCATCAGCACCGCCAACGCCACGAGGTAGAAGGGCACCAGCGCCTTTACCACCTCGCCGATCCCGACCCGGGCAATGGCTGACGATATGAAAAGCGTCGTGCCCACGGGCGGCGTATAAAGCCCGATCGAGAGGTTGACGACCATCATCAGCCCCAGCTGCACTGGGTCGAGCCCGATTGCCTGCCCGATGGTGACAAAGAGTGGCCCGAGGAGCAGCACCGCCGCCGGAAGATCGAGAAAAGCTCCGACGACAAGCATCACGAGGTTGAGCGCCAGGATTACCATCCACGGCTCGCGGATTGTCTCTGCCACCCAAACAGCAAGGTCCTGCGGCACGCGCTCGGCGGTCAGCACCCACTGGATGGTTGACGAGGCCATGATTATGATCATCACAGCGCCGGTCATCATCGCTGTGTTGGTCAGCGCATCCCATATGCCCTTCCAGCTCAGGTCGCGATAGACCAGACCGCTGACGGCAAAGGCATAGCCCACAGCCATGACGCTCACCTCGGTCGGCGTGGCCACGCCGAAGCGCAGCGTGCCGATGACGAATACCGGCATTAAAAGCGCGGGTATCGCGGCGAAGATCTGGCTCTTGAACGCCTTGAACCCACCTTCGAGCGGCGAACGCGGCAGGTCCTTGCGTTTTGCCACCAGCCACACGGTCAGGAACATGCCGATGCCAAGCATAAGACCCGGCAGAATTCCCGCGATGAAGAGATCTACAATCGAGGTGTTCGAGACGA is part of the Roseovarius sp. THAF9 genome and encodes:
- a CDS encoding LysR substrate-binding domain-containing protein; this encodes MRDINLKATEYFEAVARLGTVTKAAQELGVSPSAVSQQIGALEAQFGVKLFRREKRRLILTLDGDRLFQTTTQAFGALRNARSAIGRQRDMRSLTIRVSPSFGVRWLGPRIADFANRNTDWNIRIDATPDFTAFETEAVDLDLRYGIGSWAGLTVEPVMNDLALPMCSPDYLDRLSGTGHELPTRLREARLIDSVKTLYRWDFWLAAMRTEVPDVVYPFRFDRSSMSIEMAKQGGGVALDSAVLCAGELERGELVPFAASCPVIDFPAYWVVCPPRHLNRRIVNRFAHWLTDEARAHEVRTRRILEGLGCTFQVAELSEMAEVHPTAL
- a CDS encoding TRAP transporter large permease; translation: MSATMIWVFMICLAISVPVAHAMLGGVAAALWLDGKPMAVIAQRLYTPTQSFPMLAIPFFILAGNLMMSGRFGVYLVNIARLLVGHFKGGLGQVSIIGSVMFGGVSGSAVADASALGNALIPVQKQQGFPGGFAAAVNSASSTVSVLIPPSIPLILYGLVSNTSIVDLFIAGILPGLMLGIGMFLTVWLVAKRKDLPRSPLEGGFKAFKSQIFAAIPALLMPVFVIGTLRFGVATPTEVSVMAVGYAFAVSGLVYRDLSWKGIWDALTNTAMMTGAVMIIIMASSTIQWVLTAERVPQDLAVWVAETIREPWMVILALNLVMLVVGAFLDLPAAVLLLGPLFVTIGQAIGLDPVQLGLMMVVNLSIGLYTPPVGTTLFISSAIARVGIGEVVKALVPFYLVALAVLMAISFIPALTIY